The nucleotide window CCCACACCTCAAAAacaccatacctacagtgaagtaTGGTAGCGACAGCATCATGCTGTGAAACTGCTGTGGGCATTGAGTGTCTTGTTAAAATATAAGGAACAGAGGATGGGCCACAAAAATGGGAAATTCTGTGAGGGAACCTGTTTCAGCCTGCTAAAAATACTTGGGTGAGAGTCTTTCAGCAAGACGAAATTATCCTAAAACATACAGCCATATTTTAGACTTCAAACTGACTTGAGAATCTTTAtcattacactgtaaaaatgacTGTGTATATAATGGTAAAAGAttctacagtaaaaacctgttacaTTAACAAGTTAACAGtaagttcccctactatataTAGTGAAAAAcgttgcatgtaattttacggtagaACAAAACAGAAACAGATTTCACTACTTCCATAGGTTGGTATATTagcattatatcagttaatgaaattaaggtattaaaatgtaaatttaagatAAAACCgaaaaaaaacctaaaacattgctaccgtatttttttcagtaaaattctggcaaccacagctgctgttttatttacagtaaattttacggattttttttttttacagtgtacttaaatattttttttttttaaataaataaattatattatatatcaaaATGTCCACAAATGTCATCAGACAAGCTGCAGTAAACCTCAGaaagagtgagtgagagagtagATTATAGCGAAAGTGCATGCAAATGGTAAGATTGTAAAAGAGGGAAAGGAAAATAAGTAATGGTGACATTGGCAAAACATCACATAACcaatttctcagatttgtgttTATTAAAACTGGTCGACTTATGTACAATAAAAGCTATGAGACTGCCAAAGaatcaataaataaattgtatttccattcTCTGTCCCATGATTCAGTTAGTgcttaacatttttattattaaacactaATCACTTTAATTCCAAATACCCTGCCAATTTCACAAAAGCTTGAGAAGAGTTTCTAAAATGCCATGAGCTAAATCTCAAAGTAGTGGTAAGAGAGATGCAAAAGAAAGAAAACTTCCTGCATTAAAATTCGCTGGATAATTACTTCCGTAACATACCCTCCTTTCTGTTGAGGAGTGTTTAGGTTTAATAGTCTCTGTAAAGAAAATAGGTTTTATCTTCTTCTCATTTTCATTAATTCCTAATTGGGGTGGGGGTTGTCTGTTATTATTCCTTAGATTAAAATAAACATAGCCCACTGCATGTTCAAACTCATCTCTCTACATGAGGGTGATAAGGACTGggaataaataaacaatttcttCTTTGCTGTTGAAATTAAGTTGCTTAGAGCCTTAAGCTAAgccacttttttttctttcttttttttttttgatgacttaAAAGCACATTTTACCCAGCAAATGAAGTTCATTTTTTTGACCTGCTTTATATGTATATCTTTAATTAGTGTCTTGTTTAGCTTAAGCTAACTGATTATCACATAGACGTGACCTAATTAACAGCCAGGCTGCTTAACAGTGGTGTACCACCCCAAGGAATGAGAAAGTTACCTTTAAAACTTCTGTAATCATTAGCTGCAGCTTCACTTAATCCCACTAAACATACATTTTATCTCAGAAGCTCTGCGTTCCACAGATGGGGTGGGTTTGCTGTCCCTCTCCCTTGCAGCAGGATGTTTTAATCACTCCTAACATGTCCGTACATCCGCATAGGCTTTCCATTGTGAGAATTGTTTTTATATAGTTAACTTCATAGTTAATAAAGAATTTAATGGATGCCAAAGGATAGCCAAAGTACAGAAACCTCATTAATGAATTAGTTTAAGAACACTGTAAATAAAGACACTAACTGAGGGCGTTTGTTGGCTAACATTAACTGTCAAAGTTCTTAACTGAAGATTTAGTTGGCACCGCTACACTGCTAGCGTATTTGATCACCTACCCACCACCTAACAGCAACATCACAATCAGCCATTTTCTGTCAACTGAAAGAACCAACTGTATAGATTACCAAAGCGCGACTGCATTCACTTCCTTTCATTGGTTTCAGTGGTGGCTTTACTGCATTAGCTGTCTATTGTTAACTACCTCTAAGTTAGTAAGACAGATAACTTTCAAAGCTTTAAAAGGCCTACTGTCACATATTCGGAAAGACCTAAGCATTTCCTTTACGTAGAGAATATAGGCATCGTGCTTAGGCTTGAGGCTCAGCGTCTCACTGAGCCTCCTTGGTAGACAAAACTAGCATGCTAGTGCTATGTATGGATGTTAACCCCTTGATACGGCCATCTCACCAATTCGCATCCCACAGGTTCTTCCTCAGTTGTTTCAACCCACTGTGAAATTGCTCTCTTAGGGTTGTAATTCTTCTACTTTGGAAAGCTTCCATTAGATAATTGCTATTTAAATGTACTGCTTTAACAGAACTGAAACCTGTGAACCTTACACAAGTTTTGTTACTGTAATTACAGACAGTTTACTGAAAaggcatttatatatatatatatatatatatatatatatatatatatatatatatatatatatatatatatactgtatgtttaaTGCTGTGGGctttatacatatttaaataccTTAATTCTTAAATCTGCTTTTAAGTCGCTCAGGTAAACCAAATCTTACCTGAAGATGGAGAAGAAGGGTGGGGACTGTCATCCTGCACACTGCCCGTTTGGGAGTGTCCGCCTCCAGCGCCGCTTTCCTCTGTCACATTGGAAGAGCCTGGAGTGGTGGATCGACTGATGGACTGAGATTCTGGGTCGCTAGCTGAGCCACGCCTTTCATCCAGACCGTGCTGGGAGCTGTCTTCAAGGGTTCGGCGGTCCTTGCTGTGTACCCGGGAGTGGACCACCATCTGGTGGTAGGTTCTAAAAACTCTGCCGCAGTCAGGACACTCAGTTGCTTTCTCTTTCAGGCCAGCCAGGCTGTACTCAAGCCCTTGGCCCAGGCCCAGGCCCCCATGGTGAGGCAAGAACTCACGGTGGCTATCAAAGCTGACACCCTCATCCTTCAAGGGCATCATGCCTCCACTTGTCTTCACTCCATGAAGGACATCAGGGTGTTGCTTCTGCTTGGAACCATCACTAGAGCCTAAGGTTGGGTGCTCAAGCTTGTCTTTCCCAAAGGGAACCATCCCAGCTGCACTGGCAAGTTCATCTTCTTGTCCATGCCCCCCATGGTGCTGCTCTTTTGGCATGAAGGAGCGTTCCATAGCCATTCCACGTGCCATGATTTGCCAGGCTTGATAGCTGTTCAGGGGGTCCATCTCGGCCACCTTAGCTGCTGCTTGCAAGCGCTCCATACAGCTTGACTTCAGAGGGGGCACCAGGTTCAGGCAACTCAAGAGTGAGCGCTTTTCATTTTCCCCTAAACCGTGGCCCATGCCGGTCATTGGGCTCAGGAGCTTTCCAAGCATCTCCTTCTCCTTCATAGCTATACCGGCCTTGGCTAGCATCTGGTGCTGCTGTTCAACCAGGCCTTGCTTGTCAGGTGTGAGGAAGCCACTCTGTAGACAAGAAATGTACCGTGAATACAGGTTGGCGTGGGCTTCTTGAGCCAGGCTGCTCATGCTGTTCACCGAGGGACCATCTTCATCACCTCCTCCAACAACAGGGGGCTTGTTCTTGATAGCCAACTTGTTGAGATGCACCTTCATGTGATTCTTAAGGAACCAGGGCTCTTTGAAACGGCGTCCACAGATCTGGCAGCAATGTTCAAAAGAGTCCTTGTGTTTCCGCATGTGGCCTTTCAGAAACCAAGCTTGACTGAAGACCTGGCCGCAAACCTCACAGCGGAATTCATTGTTGGGCTTCTCCCCATTGCCAGCTCCTGTGCCTTGTCCCTGGGCTGATTCAGCTGTAATGTGGGTTTTCTCTACATGGGAGATGAGGTCCTCCTCCTGGGAAGCAGCAAATTCACACAGGGTACACTTGTAGGGCTTGTGGAGAATGCGAATGTGGCGCTCTAACTCCTCGCGCTTCTTAAATTTACCCTTGCAAAAAGTGCATCGAAATCCTTGGGCTGGATTGAGAGCTTGCTCATCTTGCACGTTGGTACCAGCGGGCTTAGGTGAGGCAGACGGCTGGGCCATTGCATCAGGCGAGCCGCCGACACTGGTTGGAGTGAGCAGGCCACACGCAGAGCCAGGCTGTTGCTGGTTGTGACTCTGGATACCCAAGTGGGGTGGAAGAGGTTGAGAGGGTTGCAGCAAGCTGTTTCTCATTTGCTTATCACGTAGAATGGCCCTCTCTTCTAGTTCGTGAAGCAGCCTGTTTTCCTCACGTACACGACCACGTCCCTTACCGAGATTTCCCAGCTTATGGGTGCGGAGGTGAATCTTCAAGTTACCCTTTTGAGCAGCTCTGTGGTCACAATAGGGGCATTTgaagggcttctctccagtgtgtgtACGCATATGAAGAGAGAGAATGCTGTTGAAGCGGAAGCGCTTTCCACATAGCGGACAGGGGTATTTGCGGTTCTTGCGAGCATCATCTTCTATGTCGTTCATCTGGGACATGATACCCAAGTTCTGCCCGTTGAGAAATTGTTGCAAGTCGACACGGCCATTGAGACCACTCAGGGCACCCACATCCATGTCACGGTTGAGCTGGTTGGCCAGTAAGGCCATCTGACTGCTGATTGGCTGACTAGCTAAGGCAGCGTGGGTCTTCTCATCCAGCGGGGTGGCTGCCTTTTCCTCTGGGATCTGTTGGTGACTCTGTAATTCAGGAAAGGCATGACCAAGCTGAGCAGTCAGCTGATGAAGTTTCTGACTGATCGGGTAGCGGCCGTTAAGTACTGCATTGCTGAGATGGGTGTCAGCATCCGGGACCACCGAGGATACACCAAGGCACAAACTAGAGTCCTCCATCCTAAAGGACAAAAGACACAAAACAGGTATTAAGTAGACTATTCAAAAGCACAGAACACACACCTCCTTATAGCCTTAAGGCATCACTAGCAAACTCATTGTATTATCACTGTGCACAATCAACAGGAAATACTGCACAATATATCAATGAAAGTAAAATGATATGCGGAACGTCATGTACATAGTAACAAATATCAACAATAGAAGCAAATGTGCAATAATTTAAACAGAACAGGTCTTCACCATTGTCTGAAAACTGTTTCGTGAAGAACACCCACTCCGCTCtcagatttcatgaaaaataaagACCTTTTCTCTTAGACCTTTAGAAATACTGTATAGTGTGGTGAAGGTCATATTTCCAAGTTAAATAGCATCACAGCGTCAAGTCTGTCTTAGGCATTAGCACAAACACAAAGGTGTTTCATTTTTTGCTGAAGTGGGTGTAGGGGTGGAAACAAAACAGTAGATATATTCTTTTGTCTGCATCTACATCTCAGATTATATACTGCATTGTCTGGCAAAGGAAATCACACCATACGGCAGTTAATTTAGTtcattcttaagtactcctttgtGTGTCAGCAGTCTTGACTATGGTGCGAGGAAATGGTTAACAACGATGACTGCACTTCAGTGACAagtgtg belongs to Garra rufa chromosome 3, GarRuf1.0, whole genome shotgun sequence and includes:
- the znf536 gene encoding zinc finger protein 536 isoform X2, which codes for MEDSSLCLGVSSVVPDADTHLSNAVLNGRYPISQKLHQLTAQLGHAFPELQSHQQIPEEKAATPLDEKTHAALASQPISSQMALLANQLNRDMDVGALSGLNGRVDLQQFLNGQNLGIMSQMNDIEDDARKNRKYPCPLCGKRFRFNSILSLHMRTHTGEKPFKCPYCDHRAAQKGNLKIHLRTHKLGNLGKGRGRVREENRLLHELEERAILRDKQMRNSLLQPSQPLPPHLGIQSHNQQQPGSACGLLTPTSVGGSPDAMAQPSASPKPAGTNVQDEQALNPAQGFRCTFCKGKFKKREELERHIRILHKPYKCTLCEFAASQEEDLISHVEKTHITAESAQGQGTGAGNGEKPNNEFRCEVCGQVFSQAWFLKGHMRKHKDSFEHCCQICGRRFKEPWFLKNHMKVHLNKLAIKNKPPVVGGGDEDGPSVNSMSSLAQEAHANLYSRYISCLQSGFLTPDKQGLVEQQHQMLAKAGIAMKEKEMLGKLLSPMTGMGHGLGENEKRSLLSCLNLVPPLKSSCMERLQAAAKVAEMDPLNSYQAWQIMARGMAMERSFMPKEQHHGGHGQEDELASAAGMVPFGKDKLEHPTLGSSDGSKQKQHPDVLHGVKTSGGMMPLKDEGVSFDSHREFLPHHGGLGLGQGLEYSLAGLKEKATECPDCGRVFRTYHQMVVHSRVHSKDRRTLEDSSQHGLDERRGSASDPESQSISRSTTPGSSNVTEESGAGGGHSQTGSVQDDSPHPSSPSSDVGEEMAKPVSAVQPPTTQHRERSVGSSMKDCPYCGKSFRTSHHLKVHLRIHTGEKPYRCPHCDYAGTQSASLKYHLERHHRERQNGSGPSANHPPSSEHKDDHAKNSSSSGVFARPDVLRGVFKGVMPSGLDFRGGQMLPHQWVPPGMLSPRDRDRERERDRHGPGPEPTVESMKSPEGPASAGDSPASFSDLGRAYQSMVGNGVNFQGSLQAFMDSFVLNSMKKDKEMRESQLHSQHFSQESAEAKTKRASEANQEENPTSDIKPAEGGRSQYEPLDLSVRPEAGSLPGASITIQDNVAWHGCLFCSFTTASVELMALHLQANHLGKGKCGPGKDAKEHLLGEPSHAGKATGLAPPPPGLLHHHEGAPSRDRETESGDLKGQAGWSNHLEQPPHGASMGTFSSDFYKPFGPVYDGSARGPVGFLDHQQIQPSDMGGQGPLDDLSDKASCSEIEASEEHGGQSEEDEVSRDKSLPTATERHMRSDDEEEAEEEEDMEMGDAEEEDRGSMQMLPESPLSGKDIQRCKLTMGPQSSGLSPPQPPTPEKQWQQQTGLGLLSPSGGPPGLVKPDQTHLEHQMNMLSVLRAYSSENLAAFNGGLGGSSNGGGSATSSMKRNDPSVHLWAEEEASRRFGPALTPEHSLTDTEMQD
- the znf536 gene encoding zinc finger protein 536 isoform X1, with the protein product MEDSSLCLGVSSVVPDADTHLSNAVLNGRYPISQKLHQLTAQLGHAFPELQSHQQIPEEKAATPLDEKTHAALASQPISSQMALLANQLNRDMDVGALSGLNGRVDLQQFLNGQNLGIMSQMNDIEDDARKNRKYPCPLCGKRFRFNSILSLHMRTHTGEKPFKCPYCDHRAAQKGNLKIHLRTHKLGNLGKGRGRVREENRLLHELEERAILRDKQMRNSLLQPSQPLPPHLGIQSHNQQQPGSACGLLTPTSVGGSPDAMAQPSASPKPAGTNVQDEQALNPAQGFRCTFCKGKFKKREELERHIRILHKPYKCTLCEFAASQEEDLISHVEKTHITAESAQGQGTGAGNGEKPNNEFRCEVCGQVFSQAWFLKGHMRKHKDSFEHCCQICGRRFKEPWFLKNHMKVHLNKLAIKNKPPVVGGGDEDGPSVNSMSSLAQEAHANLYSRYISCLQSGFLTPDKQGLVEQQHQMLAKAGIAMKEKEMLGKLLSPMTGMGHGLGENEKRSLLSCLNLVPPLKSSCMERLQAAAKVAEMDPLNSYQAWQIMARGMAMERSFMPKEQHHGGHGQEDELASAAGMVPFGKDKLEHPTLGSSDGSKQKQHPDVLHGVKTSGGMMPLKDEGVSFDSHREFLPHHGGLGLGQGLEYSLAGLKEKATECPDCGRVFRTYHQMVVHSRVHSKDRRTLEDSSQHGLDERRGSASDPESQSISRSTTPGSSNVTEESGAGGGHSQTGSVQDDSPHPSSPSSDVGEEMAKPVSAVQPPTTQHRERSVGSSMKDCPYCGKSFRTSHHLKVHLRIHTGEKPYRCPHCDYAGTQSASLKYHLERHHRERQNGSGPSANHPPSSEHKDDHAKNSSSSGVFARPDVLRGVFKGVMPSGLDFRGGQMLPHQWVPPGMLSPRDRDRERERDRHGPGPEPTVESMKSPEGPASAGDSPASFSDLGRAYQSMVGNGVNFQGSLQAFMDSFVLNSMKKDKEMRESQLHSQHFSQESAEAKTKRASEANQEENPTSDIKPAEGGRSQYEPLDLSVRPEAGSLPGASITIQDNVAWHGCLFCSFTTASVELMALHLQANHLGKGKCGPGKDAKEHLLGEPSHAGKATGLAPPPPGLLHHHEGAPSRDRETESGDLKGQAGWSNHLEQPPHGASMGTFSSDFYKPFGPVYDGSARGPVGFLDHQQIQPSDMGGQGPLDDLSDKASCSEIEASEEHGGQSEEDEVSRDKSLPTATERHMRSDDEEEAEEEEDMEMGDAEEEDRGSMQMLPESPLSGKDIQRCKLTMGPQSSGLSPPQPPTPEKQWQQQTGLGLLSPSGGPPGLVKPDQTHLEHQMNMLSVLRAYSSENLAAFNGGLGGSSNGGGSATSSMKRNDPSGHGGQRPFQCRYCPYSASQKGNLKTHVLCVHRMPFDNSQYPDRRFKRSRIDSDVSGNSEDGNLQVNTGEGISGDTPRSLE